A region from the Acidobacteriota bacterium genome encodes:
- a CDS encoding class I SAM-dependent methyltransferase codes for MRIRFSRCSVIPFVIAACMNATIALPIDRNDERTTWQPPEQIMDVAGVRAGMRIGEAGAGEGYLTFPLARRVGDRGVVFANEISQDDLETIRDRAELEGIGNIVTVLGEVEDALFPENDLDMVIMVYVLHHLDRPVEFLRNLGAYLKPGAPIVIVEKNTEVERTYRYHFMSRGQIVETIEEAGFELDKTDDSLDRDTIYILRIGR; via the coding sequence ATGAGAATCCGGTTTTCGAGGTGTTCGGTCATACCGTTTGTCATCGCAGCGTGCATGAACGCCACGATTGCGCTTCCAATCGACCGAAATGACGAGCGAACAACCTGGCAGCCGCCCGAGCAGATCATGGATGTGGCCGGTGTGAGAGCAGGAATGAGGATTGGCGAGGCCGGAGCGGGCGAGGGGTATCTCACCTTTCCCCTCGCGCGACGGGTCGGGGATCGAGGCGTCGTGTTTGCCAACGAGATTTCGCAAGACGATCTCGAGACCATTCGTGATCGTGCGGAACTGGAGGGCATCGGCAACATCGTCACTGTCCTGGGGGAGGTCGAAGACGCCCTGTTCCCGGAAAACGATCTCGACATGGTGATCATGGTCTACGTGCTCCACCATCTCGACCGGCCGGTGGAGTTCCTGCGAAATCTGGGAGCCTACCTGAAGCCCGGCGCTCCGATCGTGATCGTCGAGAAGAACACCGAGGTGGAACGGACCTACAGGTACCACTTCATGTCCAGGGGCCAGATCGTCGAGACGATCGAGGAGGCGGGCTTCGAACTCGACAAAACCGACGACTCCCTGGATCGGGACACGATCTATATTCTCCGGATTGGTCGCTGA